A window from Aliamphritea hakodatensis encodes these proteins:
- a CDS encoding sarcosine oxidase subunit alpha, producing the protein MTQKNRLQSGGRIDRSKSLTFSYNGQEFKGFQGDTLASAMLANGIDVIGRSFKYSRPRGIVAAGAEEPNAVMQLGATEATQVPNVRATQQELFHGLVSKATNGWPNVDTDIMSLLGKVGGKMMPPGFYYKTFMYPQSMWDTYESMIRKAAGLGRSPLETDPDTYDKVNQHCDILVVGAGPAGLAAAQTAARSGARVIIADEQSEFGGSLLSSKETLNGKPAAEWVAEVTAELEAADNVMVLPRSTVNGYHDQNFLTIHERRTDHIADLAPAGQVRQRLHRVRAKWVVLATGAHERPLVFANNDVPGCMVANAVSTYINRYGVVPGNELVLMATNDNAYQAAIDWAEAGRKVVAIVDTRQSPAGDRIDAARKLGINIITGSAVIEVQGSKRVSGVSVAPISSDGSTISGSVQRLSADTVASSGGWSPVIHLSCHTGSRPVWNEEVVGFLPGPTVQKQLVAGAINGSYSTAKALGEGVEAANSAIASLNLDAVAVEVPATEDVAEGPVQTLFHIPHTKPTAAAPKQFVDYQNDVTASGIELACREGYESIEHVKRYTAMGFGTDQGKLGNINGMAIAAKTLNKSIPETGTTIFRPNYTPVTFGAMVGRDCGELFDPERYTAMHKWHLENGAKFEDVGQWKRPWYFPKAGETMQETLNRECVATRESVGILDASTLGKIDIQGKDAREFLGRVYTNPWAKLPVGKCRYGLMCGEDGMVFDDGVTTCLGENHFLMTTTSGGAARVYEWLELWHQTEWPELEVYFNTVTDHWATMTISGPNSRKLLEEVCTDIDLSNEAFAFMDWKAGTVAGVPARVFRISFTGELSYEINVQANYGLQVWEKLFEHGEKYNLTPYGTETMHVLRAEKGFIIAGQDTDGSVHPHDLGMSWCVSDKKPFSYIGKRGMKREDCVRENRKQLVGLKTKDPMVVIPEGSQGVFDKNAPIPMPMVGHVTSSYYSAVLGHSIAMGFVKGGLNRMGETVYYPQADGSFIEAEICSPIFLDPKGERQNV; encoded by the coding sequence ATGACACAGAAAAACCGCCTCCAGTCCGGAGGCCGCATCGACCGTTCCAAGTCCTTAACCTTTTCCTACAATGGTCAAGAATTCAAAGGTTTTCAGGGCGATACACTGGCATCTGCGATGCTGGCGAACGGCATCGACGTAATTGGTCGCAGTTTTAAATACAGCCGCCCGCGCGGTATCGTTGCCGCCGGTGCTGAAGAGCCGAATGCGGTAATGCAGCTGGGTGCAACTGAAGCCACTCAGGTACCTAACGTACGTGCCACTCAGCAAGAGCTGTTCCACGGCCTGGTGAGCAAGGCGACTAACGGCTGGCCGAACGTAGACACCGATATCATGAGCCTGCTGGGCAAGGTCGGTGGCAAGATGATGCCTCCAGGCTTCTACTACAAGACTTTCATGTATCCGCAGTCTATGTGGGATACCTATGAAAGCATGATCCGTAAGGCTGCCGGCTTAGGCCGTTCGCCACTGGAAACCGATCCGGATACCTACGATAAAGTTAACCAGCACTGCGACATTCTGGTTGTCGGCGCAGGCCCTGCGGGTCTGGCAGCTGCGCAAACCGCTGCACGCAGTGGCGCCCGCGTCATCATCGCTGATGAGCAGAGCGAATTCGGTGGCAGCCTGCTGAGCAGCAAAGAAACGCTGAACGGTAAGCCGGCAGCTGAATGGGTTGCTGAAGTGACGGCTGAACTGGAAGCGGCTGATAACGTAATGGTTCTGCCACGTTCTACTGTGAACGGTTATCACGATCAGAACTTCCTGACGATTCACGAGCGCCGCACCGATCACATTGCTGATCTTGCGCCAGCCGGTCAGGTGCGTCAGCGTCTGCACCGTGTACGTGCTAAGTGGGTTGTCCTGGCAACAGGTGCGCACGAGCGTCCGCTGGTATTCGCGAACAACGATGTACCGGGTTGCATGGTTGCTAATGCTGTCTCTACTTACATCAACCGTTACGGTGTAGTACCGGGTAACGAGCTGGTACTGATGGCTACCAACGATAACGCTTATCAGGCGGCAATCGACTGGGCTGAAGCAGGCCGTAAAGTGGTGGCGATTGTTGATACCCGTCAGTCGCCTGCCGGTGACCGTATTGATGCTGCCCGTAAACTGGGCATCAACATCATTACCGGTTCTGCAGTGATTGAAGTTCAGGGCAGCAAGCGTGTGTCCGGCGTCAGCGTTGCACCGATCAGCAGCGATGGCAGCACTATTTCCGGTTCTGTGCAGCGTCTGAGTGCAGACACTGTGGCAAGCTCCGGTGGCTGGAGCCCGGTTATTCACCTGTCGTGCCACACGGGCAGCCGCCCGGTATGGAACGAAGAAGTTGTTGGCTTCCTGCCTGGCCCGACTGTTCAGAAGCAGCTGGTTGCCGGTGCAATTAACGGTAGCTACAGCACAGCGAAAGCACTGGGTGAAGGTGTTGAAGCCGCGAACAGCGCGATTGCTTCCCTGAATCTGGATGCGGTAGCGGTTGAAGTGCCTGCGACTGAAGACGTGGCTGAAGGCCCTGTTCAGACGCTGTTCCACATCCCGCATACCAAGCCGACTGCCGCTGCGCCTAAGCAGTTTGTTGACTACCAGAACGACGTAACTGCGTCCGGTATCGAACTGGCGTGTCGTGAAGGTTATGAATCTATCGAGCACGTTAAGCGTTACACCGCGATGGGCTTCGGTACTGACCAGGGTAAGCTGGGTAACATCAACGGCATGGCCATTGCTGCCAAGACGCTGAACAAGAGCATCCCGGAAACCGGTACGACTATCTTCCGTCCTAACTACACGCCGGTAACCTTCGGTGCGATGGTTGGCCGTGACTGTGGCGAACTGTTTGATCCGGAACGTTACACCGCGATGCACAAGTGGCATCTGGAAAACGGCGCTAAGTTCGAGGACGTTGGCCAGTGGAAGCGTCCGTGGTACTTCCCGAAAGCGGGCGAGACCATGCAGGAAACGCTGAACCGAGAATGTGTGGCGACCCGTGAAAGCGTGGGCATTCTGGATGCATCCACACTGGGTAAGATTGATATTCAGGGTAAAGATGCCCGTGAATTCCTGGGCCGTGTTTACACTAACCCGTGGGCCAAGCTGCCTGTCGGTAAGTGCCGTTACGGTCTGATGTGTGGTGAAGACGGTATGGTCTTCGATGACGGTGTAACCACCTGTCTGGGTGAAAACCACTTCCTGATGACCACTACTTCCGGTGGTGCAGCGCGGGTATACGAGTGGCTGGAACTGTGGCATCAGACCGAATGGCCTGAGCTGGAAGTTTACTTCAACACGGTGACCGATCACTGGGCGACGATGACTATTTCCGGTCCGAACAGCCGTAAGCTGCTGGAAGAAGTCTGCACCGATATCGACCTGTCCAACGAAGCATTTGCCTTCATGGACTGGAAAGCAGGCACCGTTGCCGGCGTACCTGCACGGGTATTCCGGATTTCCTTCACCGGCGAACTGTCTTACGAGATCAACGTTCAGGCGAACTACGGTCTGCAGGTTTGGGAAAAACTGTTCGAACACGGTGAGAAGTACAACCTGACACCTTACGGTACTGAAACCATGCACGTGCTGCGTGCTGAGAAAGGTTTCATCATCGCCGGTCAGGATACTGACGGTTCCGTGCACCCGCACGATCTGGGTATGAGCTGGTGTGTGTCTGATAAGAAACCGTTCAGCTATATCGGTAAGCGCGGTATGAAGCGTGAAGACTGCGTCCGTGAAAACCGTAAGCAACTGGTGGGTCTGAAGACTAAAGATCCGATGGTTGTGATTCCGGAAGGGTCGCAGGGTGTCTTCGATAAGAACGCACCGATTCCGATGCCAATGGTTGGTCACGTAACGTCCAGCTACTACAGTGCCGTTCTGGGTCACAGCATTGCCATGGGCTTTGTGAAAGGTGGTCTGAACCGTATGGGCGAAACCGTTTACTATCCACAGGCGGATGGTAGTTTCATTGAGGCTGAAATTTGCAGCCCGATCTTCCTTGATCCTAAAGGGGAGCGTCAGAATGTCTGA
- a CDS encoding sarcosine oxidase subunit gamma, translated as MSDNEVFAAVMNQLPDASIPGYSPLHHADLESLAKQGPQQGGVHLREHALLGHLVLRCNPENPEHLAGAERVLGVALPLQPMSSVTAGNVSVLWTSPDEWVIMVPGLEAFDYETKFRAEMAGHYSLVNVSGGQTLVEVSGANVVDMLKKSTPLDFDLSVFPVGKVAGTVFAKAGAVVRRTGEDRFEMIIRRSFADYLWLWLQDASREYGLVIEA; from the coding sequence ATGTCTGATAACGAAGTATTTGCAGCGGTTATGAACCAGCTGCCGGATGCCAGCATCCCAGGTTACTCGCCGTTACATCACGCGGATCTGGAATCACTGGCTAAGCAAGGCCCGCAACAGGGCGGTGTACACCTGCGTGAACACGCCCTGTTGGGTCACCTGGTATTACGTTGCAATCCGGAGAACCCGGAGCACCTGGCAGGCGCTGAGCGCGTGCTGGGCGTTGCACTGCCGCTGCAGCCTATGTCTTCAGTGACCGCCGGCAACGTATCCGTGCTGTGGACCTCTCCGGATGAGTGGGTAATCATGGTTCCGGGTCTGGAAGCGTTTGATTACGAAACTAAATTCCGTGCTGAAATGGCCGGTCACTACTCGCTGGTTAATGTCAGCGGTGGCCAGACTCTGGTTGAAGTATCCGGTGCGAACGTTGTGGATATGCTGAAAAAATCCACGCCGCTGGATTTCGATCTGAGCGTATTCCCGGTTGGTAAGGTAGCAGGTACTGTGTTCGCGAAAGCGGGTGCAGTGGTGCGCCGTACCGGTGAAGACCGTTTCGAAATGATCATCCGTCGCAGCTTTGCTGACTACCTGTGGCTGTGGCTGCAGGACGCCAGCCGCGAATACGGTCTGGTGATCGAAGCGTAA
- a CDS encoding methyl-accepting chemotaxis protein has translation MYSHISGGIDKGLRLLGAKTLNAQFMLSYALIFLLAATAAVSLYMSMAINPETINDAGRQRMLSQRIAKEAMLVAAGIEQQTALASTIQLFESSHRTILDGDNSRGMNPITDPAIVAQMKHVEGLWKTYKAVINQHVANPGDQTLKQIQQQSPVVLKEMNKAVGMMTATANETVRTQLLIAFICIIVILVLVVLGRQFGLTMLMNNIERLRKRMSEVGNGDFSHRFSVDHVDNEVGQLFNSYNEMLEHASELLDVVQRVSSNTENHMEEMIRLTNAADEGVARQYEDIELVATAMTEMAATVQEVASNTNEAEKAASTTGEQAKHGGDVVSQADAQVQQMLQSIQRTSEQIQQLKDETIEVGKVTSVIDDIAEQTNLLALNAAIEAARAGDQGRGFAVVADEVRTLAQRTQESTTQIQNIVGELQRMAEQSVKTMEENNQLAQRSSELSVAAADSLREIISSTDTISSMNVMISSATDQQSSVANDIDQRVVNITNVAAETKTETQMVVTAIQEVRENLQELNQLTQRFKLRN, from the coding sequence ATGTATAGCCATATCTCGGGTGGAATCGACAAAGGACTGAGGCTTCTGGGGGCCAAAACCCTGAATGCTCAGTTTATGTTGTCGTATGCGCTAATTTTTTTACTGGCAGCAACCGCTGCTGTTTCTCTGTACATGAGTATGGCGATTAATCCGGAAACGATTAATGATGCCGGCCGGCAGCGTATGCTGAGCCAGCGTATTGCCAAAGAAGCTATGCTGGTGGCCGCCGGCATTGAGCAGCAGACGGCACTGGCAAGCACGATTCAGTTATTTGAAAGTTCACACCGTACCATTCTGGATGGCGATAACAGCCGTGGTATGAATCCCATTACAGACCCTGCCATTGTGGCGCAGATGAAGCACGTCGAAGGCCTGTGGAAAACGTATAAAGCCGTCATTAATCAGCATGTGGCAAATCCCGGTGATCAGACGCTGAAACAGATTCAGCAACAGTCACCGGTGGTGCTGAAAGAAATGAATAAAGCGGTGGGCATGATGACCGCCACAGCCAATGAAACCGTCAGAACTCAGTTGCTGATCGCCTTTATCTGCATCATTGTGATTCTGGTGTTGGTGGTACTGGGCCGTCAGTTTGGTCTGACCATGCTGATGAACAATATCGAGCGTCTGCGTAAACGTATGTCTGAAGTGGGTAACGGAGATTTCTCCCACCGCTTTAGCGTGGACCATGTGGATAACGAAGTAGGCCAGTTGTTTAACTCCTATAACGAGATGCTGGAGCATGCCAGTGAGTTGCTGGATGTGGTGCAGCGGGTATCTTCAAATACCGAAAATCATATGGAAGAAATGATCCGGCTGACCAATGCGGCCGATGAAGGTGTGGCCCGTCAGTATGAAGATATCGAACTGGTTGCCACCGCGATGACCGAAATGGCTGCGACCGTTCAGGAAGTGGCCAGTAACACCAACGAGGCGGAGAAAGCAGCCAGTACAACCGGTGAGCAGGCTAAGCATGGCGGTGATGTGGTGAGTCAGGCGGATGCGCAGGTTCAGCAGATGCTGCAGAGTATTCAGCGTACTTCTGAGCAGATTCAGCAGCTGAAAGATGAAACCATCGAAGTGGGTAAAGTGACGTCGGTGATTGATGACATTGCAGAGCAGACCAACCTGCTGGCGCTGAATGCGGCGATTGAAGCGGCCCGTGCCGGTGACCAGGGCCGTGGCTTTGCCGTAGTAGCAGATGAAGTCCGTACGCTGGCGCAGCGTACTCAGGAGTCCACTACGCAGATTCAGAATATCGTGGGCGAATTGCAGCGGATGGCCGAGCAGTCGGTGAAGACCATGGAAGAGAATAACCAGCTGGCCCAGCGCAGCAGTGAGCTTTCTGTGGCGGCAGCGGATTCTCTGCGGGAGATTATCTCGTCGACGGATACTATTTCATCGATGAACGTGATGATCTCCAGCGCAACGGATCAGCAAAGCAGCGTAGCCAATGATATTGATCAGCGGGTGGTGAATATCACCAATGTGGCGGCGGAAACCAAAACTGAAACCCAGATGGTGGTAACGGCCATTCAGGAAGTGCGTGAGAACCTGCAGGAGCTGAATCAGCTGACGCAGCGGTTTAAACTGCGCAACTGA
- a CDS encoding NUDIX hydrolase, which translates to MNTALLPDLSAACDCVAFLLVRDGQMLLEKRSMQKTSGPGLHTIPGGHVDPGESNEQALLREMQEELGIQPLGWQYFCTLYYQTEELQRNHYYLVDSWQGDIQCYEAESLHWVSLNDTDRLDVQEDRMALQACRQLMATVR; encoded by the coding sequence GTGAACACTGCTTTATTGCCGGATTTATCGGCGGCCTGCGACTGTGTAGCGTTTTTACTGGTGCGTGATGGTCAGATGTTACTGGAGAAACGCTCCATGCAGAAAACATCCGGGCCGGGGCTGCACACGATCCCCGGCGGTCATGTTGATCCCGGGGAAAGCAATGAGCAGGCGTTGTTACGGGAAATGCAGGAAGAGCTGGGAATACAGCCCTTAGGCTGGCAGTACTTCTGTACCCTGTATTATCAGACCGAAGAATTACAGCGTAACCATTATTATCTGGTGGATAGCTGGCAGGGAGATATTCAGTGTTACGAGGCGGAGTCTCTGCACTGGGTGAGCCTGAATGATACTGACCGGCTGGATGTGCAGGAAGACCGGATGGCTCTGCAGGCCTGCCGGCAACTGATGGCAACCGTCCGTTAA
- a CDS encoding LysE family translocator yields MELMIALILIAGALLLGAMSPGPSFIVVARAAVSSSRQAALATAMGVGVGGLVFAVLALLGLQVVLQSVPQLYLLLKLLGGVYLLYLGWTIWRGASRPLPVQTDAADQHRGRPCLKAFATGLLTQLSNPKTALVFSSIFAALLPAQQPGWFSAALLVLVGTLEIGWYCLMARVLSAPLSQKGYLRGKRYFDRIAAAMMGALGVRLLTHSGS; encoded by the coding sequence ATGGAGCTGATGATTGCGCTGATACTGATTGCGGGCGCATTGCTGTTAGGGGCGATGAGCCCGGGGCCAAGTTTCATTGTGGTTGCCCGTGCTGCGGTTAGCAGTAGCCGTCAGGCGGCGCTGGCGACGGCTATGGGGGTTGGCGTGGGTGGACTGGTCTTTGCCGTGCTGGCGTTGCTGGGGTTGCAGGTGGTTTTACAGAGCGTGCCACAGCTGTATTTGTTGCTGAAACTGCTGGGGGGCGTGTATCTGCTGTATCTGGGCTGGACTATCTGGCGGGGCGCATCCCGGCCATTGCCGGTACAGACTGACGCCGCAGATCAGCATCGGGGTCGCCCGTGCCTTAAAGCATTTGCAACCGGCCTGCTGACACAGCTGAGCAACCCGAAAACAGCACTGGTATTCAGCAGTATTTTTGCCGCACTTTTGCCCGCTCAGCAGCCTGGGTGGTTTTCTGCCGCACTGTTAGTGCTGGTGGGTACACTGGAAATCGGTTGGTATTGTCTGATGGCACGGGTGCTGTCAGCACCGCTGTCACAGAAAGGTTATCTGCGGGGCAAGCGGTATTTTGACCGTATCGCCGCCGCGATGATGGGGGCGCTGGGCGTCAGGTTACTGACGCACAGCGGGAGCTGA
- a CDS encoding TDT family transporter, with amino-acid sequence MVTATRQRLASFPTPAAGLALGIASLGWCWETSMMPAGGLVQAGAAYIAMLIALTLLVKFLLNPAVLWNELAHPVVGSVIPTLAMTWMVISKTLGMLDETLGIFVWYSAIAMHLGFLLIFIVNRARRFHISHMLPSWFVPPVGLVVGALTCPGENCMFTAELLLQFGIITYLIMVPLMLFRLIFSEAVMDTAKPTIAILAAPPNLCLAGYLALTPEPSMLFVLFMLGIALLMTAVVYIAFFVLLRLPFSPAYAAFTFPVVIGATALFKTAGFLAERNIDATLTRQVEMIAQGELWIATAVVSYVALRYVMHYLPKPAKPQAAV; translated from the coding sequence ATGGTTACTGCAACCCGTCAGCGCTTAGCCAGTTTCCCCACACCTGCCGCCGGCCTTGCCCTGGGCATTGCCAGCCTGGGATGGTGCTGGGAGACTTCCATGATGCCCGCCGGAGGGTTGGTGCAGGCCGGTGCTGCTTATATTGCCATGCTGATCGCCCTGACCCTGCTGGTAAAATTCCTGCTCAATCCGGCTGTGCTCTGGAATGAACTGGCCCATCCGGTGGTCGGTTCGGTTATTCCGACACTGGCGATGACCTGGATGGTGATCAGTAAAACGCTGGGCATGCTGGATGAAACCCTGGGAATATTTGTCTGGTACTCGGCCATTGCCATGCACCTTGGCTTTTTACTGATCTTCATCGTCAACCGGGCCAGACGGTTCCATATATCTCACATGTTACCCAGTTGGTTTGTACCGCCGGTAGGTCTGGTTGTCGGCGCCCTGACCTGCCCCGGTGAAAACTGCATGTTTACCGCAGAATTGCTGCTGCAGTTCGGTATCATCACCTATCTGATTATGGTGCCACTGATGCTGTTCCGGCTGATTTTCAGTGAAGCGGTGATGGACACAGCCAAACCGACAATCGCGATTCTCGCCGCACCGCCCAATCTGTGTCTGGCCGGTTACCTGGCCCTGACACCCGAACCGTCAATGCTGTTTGTACTCTTCATGCTGGGCATCGCCCTGCTGATGACCGCCGTGGTCTATATCGCCTTCTTTGTCCTGTTACGGTTACCGTTCAGCCCGGCGTATGCAGCCTTCACCTTCCCTGTAGTGATAGGCGCAACCGCGCTGTTCAAAACAGCGGGCTTTCTGGCCGAACGGAATATTGATGCGACCCTGACCCGGCAGGTAGAAATGATTGCTCAGGGTGAACTGTGGATAGCCACCGCAGTGGTCAGCTATGTTGCACTGCGCTACGTCATGCACTATCTGCCAAAACCTGCCAAACCTCAGGCCGCGGTTTAA
- a CDS encoding LysR family transcriptional regulator, with protein MNINALTFKQLRAFTSVARLGTLTAAAEELSLTKGALSVALHELEKQLGHPLFDRVKNRLVMNAYGQQLRPLADELLQRTMTIESLFGQGNLAGTLHIGASYTVGEHLLPMLVGNFMQRYECQRPHLIVENTAHLSQLLESYELDLALVEGQINSPRLTARPWLQDQMLVVAAPGHPLAQQADLPLSALEGENWVVREAFSGTREQFDRRLAPLLDNWQLGLEFNTNTAVISAVASGIGLGFISDLAAADALCCGRIVRLDLQQSWTRQLQLVCAADKYQTPLMGTFMEYALQWQGLQRA; from the coding sequence TTGAACATTAATGCGCTGACGTTTAAGCAGTTAAGGGCCTTTACCAGCGTTGCCCGGCTGGGAACGCTGACGGCGGCGGCGGAGGAGCTGTCGCTGACCAAGGGCGCGCTGTCCGTTGCCCTGCATGAACTGGAAAAGCAACTGGGACATCCGCTGTTCGACCGGGTTAAAAACCGGTTGGTGATGAATGCTTACGGCCAGCAACTGCGGCCGCTGGCGGATGAGTTGCTGCAGAGAACCATGACCATAGAAAGTCTGTTTGGTCAGGGAAATCTTGCCGGTACTCTGCACATTGGCGCCAGTTATACTGTCGGTGAACACTTACTGCCAATGCTGGTGGGTAACTTTATGCAGCGCTATGAATGCCAGCGCCCGCATCTGATTGTGGAAAACACTGCGCATCTTAGTCAGTTACTGGAAAGTTATGAGCTGGATCTGGCGTTGGTAGAAGGGCAGATCAATTCCCCACGGCTGACGGCCCGTCCCTGGTTGCAGGATCAGATGCTGGTGGTGGCCGCGCCGGGGCACCCACTGGCACAACAGGCTGATTTGCCGCTCAGTGCGCTGGAAGGTGAAAACTGGGTGGTGCGGGAAGCATTTTCCGGTACTCGCGAACAGTTTGACCGCCGGTTGGCTCCGTTACTGGATAACTGGCAACTGGGGCTGGAATTTAACACCAATACAGCGGTGATCAGTGCGGTTGCCAGTGGCATAGGGCTGGGGTTTATTTCTGATCTTGCGGCGGCGGATGCCCTTTGCTGCGGGCGGATTGTACGTCTCGATTTGCAGCAGAGCTGGACCCGGCAATTGCAGCTGGTATGTGCGGCAGACAAATATCAGACCCCGCTGATGGGCACGTTTATGGAGTATGCGCTGCAGTGGCAGGGCCTGCAAAGGGCCTGA
- a CDS encoding methyl-accepting chemotaxis protein yields MFFIRNLPIRVKMTLLVLIPLLLSISYIARDLYGNYEIYKVLEQAEEVADVAFVGAQLVHELQKERGLTTVYVDTKGKTDTAPIQTQRQSVDNKIAEFQAILKADEASIISNGLKSKTDLVNEQLATLGEFRTRVDQVAQVKMKLKEPFAFYDGLNRSLLGVTAALSNSANDTQISRLASAYYYLLQYKEAGGQERAMLAITFGKDKFKPSSIRKSFNQNLVAQEFYLSTFKEFAPESDITLLNDTMAGPSIEKVAELRELATYQSRSFGVDPKVWVDASTDRINLLYDFEKQIEANLHSEIERKIDAQVAWLITLVAIAAVALLLTILLSVYLVRLIIKQINLISFAVNRISKHSDLTHVCEAISTDELGGLANEFNQMTSHLGQLTRSVSGATEQITSAVGGMQSISTQVDDRVSEGMRETDSIAVSVQEMSSSVMEVSENCNQAAEQSKHAVEAANEGSTRVNDANQAMGDLNAHINRAVTVINQVADDSSEIGGILDVIKSIAQQTNLLALNAAIEAARAGEQGRGFAVVADEVRNLAQKTQQSTEQIETMIEQLQTGSTEAVKTMEQSHQRTTATMETVTSIQEQLENIIKQVTLVNDMNLQNAAATEEQSATVNEINRNIGMIQEQYNNTNASVSDLRETTESMHSLSDQLSGEVSRFKI; encoded by the coding sequence ATGTTTTTTATCCGTAATCTGCCGATACGTGTAAAGATGACACTGCTGGTGCTGATACCACTGCTGCTGAGCATCAGTTACATTGCACGTGATCTGTACGGCAACTATGAGATCTACAAGGTTTTAGAGCAGGCTGAGGAAGTTGCAGATGTTGCTTTTGTAGGCGCGCAACTGGTACACGAGTTACAGAAAGAACGTGGCCTGACCACGGTCTATGTAGATACAAAAGGTAAAACAGACACAGCACCTATTCAGACTCAGCGACAGTCAGTTGATAACAAAATTGCCGAGTTTCAGGCCATCCTAAAAGCGGATGAAGCGTCCATTATCAGCAATGGCCTGAAATCCAAAACTGATCTTGTCAATGAGCAGTTGGCAACGCTGGGAGAGTTCCGCACCCGGGTGGATCAGGTGGCTCAGGTGAAGATGAAGCTTAAAGAGCCCTTCGCTTTCTATGATGGTCTGAACCGTTCTTTGCTGGGGGTTACCGCAGCCCTTTCCAACTCAGCCAATGATACTCAGATCAGCCGTTTAGCCTCCGCGTATTATTACCTGCTGCAGTACAAAGAAGCCGGTGGTCAGGAGCGGGCGATGCTGGCGATTACCTTCGGTAAAGATAAGTTTAAGCCGTCTTCTATTCGCAAGAGCTTCAATCAGAACCTGGTAGCGCAGGAATTCTACCTGTCGACCTTCAAAGAATTTGCCCCTGAATCTGACATCACGTTGCTGAATGACACCATGGCGGGTCCCAGTATTGAAAAAGTTGCTGAACTGCGTGAACTGGCAACCTATCAGAGCCGCAGCTTTGGGGTAGATCCTAAGGTCTGGGTGGATGCATCCACTGACCGGATTAATCTGCTGTATGATTTTGAAAAGCAGATCGAAGCAAACCTGCATTCTGAAATCGAACGCAAAATCGATGCACAGGTTGCCTGGCTGATTACGCTGGTTGCGATTGCGGCAGTGGCGTTACTGCTGACCATTCTGCTGAGCGTCTATCTGGTGCGGCTGATCATTAAACAGATTAATCTGATTTCTTTTGCGGTAAACCGCATCAGTAAACATTCCGATCTGACACATGTATGTGAGGCGATCAGCACTGATGAGCTGGGCGGTCTGGCCAATGAGTTTAATCAGATGACCTCGCATCTGGGTCAGTTGACCCGCAGTGTCAGTGGCGCAACCGAGCAGATTACCAGTGCGGTAGGCGGCATGCAGTCGATTTCTACCCAGGTGGATGACCGGGTGAGTGAAGGGATGCGTGAAACTGACAGCATTGCGGTGTCGGTGCAGGAAATGTCTTCGTCAGTGATGGAAGTCTCTGAGAACTGTAATCAGGCGGCGGAACAGTCCAAACATGCGGTGGAGGCGGCCAATGAAGGCAGCACCCGGGTGAATGATGCCAATCAGGCCATGGGTGATCTGAATGCACATATTAACCGTGCGGTAACCGTGATCAATCAGGTGGCGGATGACAGCAGTGAGATCGGCGGCATTCTGGATGTCATCAAGAGCATTGCCCAGCAAACGAATCTGCTGGCGCTGAATGCTGCGATTGAGGCTGCCCGGGCCGGTGAACAGGGCCGCGGTTTTGCAGTCGTGGCTGATGAAGTACGCAATCTGGCGCAGAAGACGCAGCAGTCCACTGAGCAGATCGAAACCATGATCGAACAGTTGCAAACCGGCAGTACTGAAGCGGTTAAGACCATGGAGCAAAGCCATCAGCGCACCACGGCGACAATGGAAACGGTGACATCGATTCAGGAGCAGCTGGAAAATATCATTAAACAGGTCACGCTGGTGAATGATATGAACCTTCAAAACGCAGCTGCCACTGAGGAGCAGAGTGCCACGGTTAACGAAATTAACCGTAACATCGGCATGATTCAGGAGCAGTACAACAACACCAATGCGTCAGTCAGCGACCTGCGGGAGACCACGGAATCCATGCACAGTTTGTCTGATCAGCTGAGTGGTGAGGTGAGCCGCTTTAAGATCTGA